One Rosa chinensis cultivar Old Blush chromosome 5, RchiOBHm-V2, whole genome shotgun sequence genomic region harbors:
- the LOC112167933 gene encoding BEL1-like homeodomain protein 8, producing the protein MEMSGFRPSESTHVAQQSRRDKLRVQQTSNLSHHHLDHNVPNNSPTHQNPDIVQVRNVRNANNLLFDPTLFSPELLNFSINANHAFASSAQDLGDESPQNYGNWRNLNPPQSLDNWVTNYTSGTTSNHHMFVREVSNISPSTPSNLKPGTYHGYQQFSSPPPIYHNTLQDVVTTASTGGSQQDQLEMASWTQGYVNQSTTLGFDNSSSWMDRPIGSNRHNWSGGEELRCAMSDYSNQQGLSLSLSSNPPPSQQLQASTTGKSGGYLCSMMKPSIISKAYGTSKSLQDVVGTSATSTSNAAYHRSTGPLGPFTGYATILKSSKFLKPAQQLLEEFCRVSNSKEFKTCEASERISGDQASASASVSVTVSNDQAANTTQNSVVANMGRNNSGASSSAFYGSNEISSDGGAAAASTSSESFRPEYQQKKAKLLCMQEEVCRKYKQYHQQMEMVVSSFESVAGLSSATPYMSLALNTVSRHFRCLTGSIKDQLKHIRKALGEDFSSVKIASNTGGNSRSDKTMGKLKYMGLGLQKHKAAAGVDAGFSEPQQHVWRPQRGLPDRSVAILRAWLFDHFLHPYPTDTDKHMLATQTGLSRNQVSNWFINARVRVWKPMVEEIHMLETRGSMEACQDPGKDGNSPTEGTSRPNNEQLGMHHVITDRQLESSGVGSLRDAPNVEEVDRSQEIKRSRIECQVPSSMDGALMGFVPYNRSGLEVGGLGAVSLTLGLRHGVENAQQQQQQQQLHQQEEYQLRRQLGGHMIHDFVG; encoded by the exons ATGGAGATGAGTGGCTTTAGGCCTAGTGAATCCACACATGTAGCTCAGCAAAGCCGCCGTGATAAGTTGCGAGTTCAACAAACATCAAACCTATCCCATCATCATTTAGATCATAATGTACCGAACAATTCACCAACCCACCAAAACCCAGATATTGTTCAAGTTCGAAATGTCAGAAATGCGAATAATTTACTTTTTGATCCGACCCTCTTCTCCCCAGAACTTCTCAATTTTTCGATAAATGCAAATCATGCATTTGCATCATCAGCTCAAGATTTAGGTGACGAGAGTCCTCAGAATTATGGTAATTGGAGAAATCTAAACCCACCCCAAAGCTTAGATAATTGGGTTACCAATTACACGAGTGGTACTACTTCAAACCACCATATGTTTGTTAGGGAAGTAAGTAACATTTCTCCATCCACACCATCAAATTTAAAGCCTGGTACTTACCATGGATACCAGCAATTTTCTTCTCCACCTCCAATTTACCATAATACCCTCCAAGATGTTGTCACTACAGCTTCCACCGGAGGAAGCCAGCAGGATCAGCTAGAAATGGCTTCATGGACTCAAGGCTATGTAAATCAATCCACTACATTGGGATTCGATAACTCGAGTTCTTGGATGGATCGTCCAATTGGGAGTAATCGCCATAACTGGAGCGGGGGCGAAGAATTGAGATGTGCTATGAGTGATTATTCCAATCAACAAGGCCTGTCTCTATCACTTTCTTCAAATCCTCCACCTTCACAGCAATTGCAAGCAAGTACTACTGGGAAATCTGGCGGTTACTTATGTTCGATGATGAAGCCATCAATTATAAGCAAAGCGTATGGAACTAGCAAATCACTTCAAGACGTAGTTGGGACTAGTGCTACTTCTACTAGTAATGCTGCATATCATAGAAGCACGGGTCCTCTTGGTCCTTTCACTGGATATGCAACGATTTTGAAGAGTTCCAAGTTCTTGAAACCGGCACAACAGCTGTTGGAAGAATTCTGTAGAGTTAGTAATTCGAAAGAATTCAAAACGTGCGAGGCGTCTGAGAGGATATCTGGGGATCAAGCCAGTGCTTCTGCTTCTGTTTCCGTTACAGTCTCGAATGATCAAGCTGCTAATACAACTCAAAATTCCGTAGTTGCTAATATGGGGAGAAATAATTCTGGTGCATCATCCTCTGCATTTTACGGTTCGAATGAAATTAGCAGTGATGGTGGAGCTGCTGCTGCAAGCACGTCTTCTGAGTCGTTTAGGCCGGAGTACCAACAGAAGAAGGCAAAGCTCCTATGCATGCAGGAGGAG GTATGCAGAAAGTACAAGCAATATCATCAACAAATGGAAATggtggtctcttcctttgagtCAGTTGCAGGTCTCAGTTCTGCGACTCCCTACATGTCGTTGGCTCTCAACACAGTCTCAAGACACTTCAGATGTCTTACTGGTTCCATCAAAGATCAGCTCAAGCACATAAGAAAAGCTTTGGGGGAGGATTTCTCATCAGTCAAGATTGCCAGTAATACTGGCGGTAATAGTAGAAGTGATAAAACCATGGGCAAGCTAAAGTATATGGGCCTCGGCTTGCAAAAGCATAAAGCCGCGGCTGGGGTCGATGCCGGCTTCTCTGAACCCCAACAACACGTCTGGAGGCCCCAGAGAGGCCTACCGGATCGTTCAGTGGCCATCCTTAGAGCATGGCTCTTTGATCATTTTCTTCACCC GTATCCAACGGACACAGATAAGCACATGTTAGCCACTCAAACCGGTTTGTCTAGAAACCAG GTGTCAAACTGGTTCATAAATGCCCGAGTGCGTGTATGGAAGCCAATGGTTGAAGAAATACACATGCTTGAGACTCGAGGATCCATGGAAGCTTGCCAAGATCCTGGGAAAGATGGAAATTCTCCAACCGAAGGCACCAGCAGGCCAAACAATGAGCAACTTGGCATGCATCATGTTATAACTGATAGGCAATTGGAATCCTCTGGTGTAGGTTCCTTGCGAGATGCACCGAATGTAGAAGAAGTAGACCGAAGTCAGGAGATCAAGAGGTCCAGAATAGAATGTCAAGTTCCGTCAAGCATGGATGGTGCATTGATGGGTTTTGTGCCATACAATCGAAGCGGGCTTGAGGTTGGGGGACTTGGAGCGGTGTCACTGACATTGGGGCTCAGACACGGTGTGGAAAACGcccaacagcagcagcagcagcaacaattGCATCAACAGGAGGAATATCAGCTTAGGCGGCAACTTGGAGGTCACATGATTCATGATTTTGTGGGTTAA